A window of the Alnus glutinosa chromosome 4, dhAlnGlut1.1, whole genome shotgun sequence genome harbors these coding sequences:
- the LOC133866338 gene encoding uncharacterized protein LOC133866338 has product MDTVGPSSLENPNWEDELDACSNSDASWGDEDDLDKESIASSLGSNDDAFFNDPDTVEVELQLGQMFIRIAKWKEQLEERQRRLIPQRTSELMGPMWIYWECIGAIDGTHIHVKVTGADNTTYRGRKHTTTQNVMCVVDLDLCFTFVYAGWEGSAHDAHIFTMCVNDLTLRFSTPKEGSFCLVDFGYSCYRGFLPPYRRERYHLATFQHGQELPRNLSELFNYRHSSLRTVVKRAFAVLKNRFPILDKMPPYKLRYQRLFVIVCCTLHNFIRKYNGMIDPLFRKALLKLNPWVDVDDQHELGLAQNVAPGERPDQSDGSAIYMGKVRDAMALSTWSHL; this is encoded by the exons ATGGATACTGTTGGACCATCAAGTCTTGAAAATCCAAATTGGGAGGACGAATTGGACGCATGTTCCAATTCTGATGCATCGTGGGGTGATGAGGATGATTTAGATAAAGAATCAATAGCATCATCGCTTGGAAGCAATGATGACGCTTTTTTCAACGATCCCGATACTGTAGAAGTTGAGTTACAGCTTGGGCAAATGTTCATCAGGATAGCGAAGTGGAAGGAACAACTTGAAGAAAGACAAAGGCGTCTTATACCTCAAAGAACATCTGAGCTAATGGGCCCTATGTGGATTTATTGG GAATGTATAGGTGCTATTGATGGCACGCACATTCATGTGAAGGTGACCGGTGCGGATAACACGACGTACCGAGGTAGAAAGCATACAACCACTCAAAACGTCATGTGTGTTGTAGACCTAGATCTATGCTTCACCTTTGTGTACGCTGGTTGGGAGGGGAGTGCGCACGACGCACACATTTTTACAATGTGTGTGAATGATCTAACACTACGCTTCTCAACCCCTAAAGAAG GTTCATTCTGCTTGGTTGATTTCGGATATAGTTGCTATCGGGGGTTTTTACCGCCGTATCGACGTGAGCGCTATCATTTGGCGACATTTCAACATGGCCAAGAACTTCCTAGGAATTTGAGTGAGCTATTCAACTATAGGCACTCATCTTTACGGACTGTCGTGAAACGAGCTTTTGCGGTGTTAAAGAACCGGTTTCCAATTTTAGATAAAATGCCGCCATACAAGCTACGATACCAACGCCTATTTGTAATTGTGTGCTGCACTTTGCATAACTTTATTAGGAAATATAACGGGATGATAGATCCACTGTTTCGGAAGGCTTTGCTCAAACTGAACCCTTgggttgatgttgatgatcAACATGAATTGGGATTGGCGCAAAACGTGGCACCCGGGGAACGACCGGACCAATCAGATGGTAGTGCAATTTATATGGGGAAAGTAAGGGATGCAATGGCCTTAAGTACGTGGAGTCACCTTTAA